One Panicum virgatum strain AP13 chromosome 9K, P.virgatum_v5, whole genome shotgun sequence genomic region harbors:
- the LOC120647908 gene encoding uncharacterized protein LOC120647908 — protein MDGGSGLNILYVDMLDAMGIERSRLRPSGVHFDGVVPGKQVVPLGQIDLPVTFGDPSNYWKETLTFEVVGFKGAYHAILGRPCYAKFMAIPNYTYLKLKMPGPKGVITIGSTFQRAYECEVESCDLASKVIAIEELAHIRVEVVEQAPDSNRKVGSFEPAEGVKEISLDS, from the coding sequence ATGGACGGGGGCAGTGGCCTCAATATCCTCTACGTCGACATGCTCGACGCTATGGGGATTGAGCGTTCCCGACTCCGACCCTCGGGAGTGCATTTTGACGGCGTCGTGCCGGGAAAACAGGTGGTGCCCCTCGGGCAGATTGACCTGCCCGTGACGTTTGGGGATCCCTCCAACTATTGGAAGGAGACCCTCACATTCGAGGTGGTGGGCTTCAAAGGAGCTTACCATGCCATTTTGGGGCGGCCGTGTTACGcgaagttcatggccatcccaaACTACACCtatctcaagctgaagatgcctgGCCCCAAGGGGGTGATCACCATCGGCTCAACGTTCCAACGCGCTTATGAGTGCGAGGTGGAAAGTTGTGATCTCGCATCCAAGGTCATCGCGATCGAGGAACTCGCCCACATCCGAGTAGAGGTGGTCGAGCAGGCACCCGACTCCAATAGGAAGGTCGGGAGCTTCGAGCCCGCCGAGGGCGTCAAGGAGATTTCACTCGACTCCTAG
- the LOC120651087 gene encoding uncharacterized protein LOC120651087, whose translation MVDLPALEIGATNAGDTADTAIPDVIVVEDDVDITPPFLVGPGTGSSVKAANGSPVVMDVQEREPAVSTVLQAVDATPQSPAPAEAKMREAATAAGPAPEQFVEETLGSPATPAQIDEQTVGEPPKSPLMVVTEELESTPAAESQPRPDAGMAPQSPTAMMVEEGVNAEDPPLVEVEMPSSATPMMTTAPSPTASTGPPVTAKVVHGGLTAAATSVPSLSEPQVAVMASAVVTSMVAVASPSGTRAQSADNTQTEAPAGMPVGGNADILPLASPTGSGTDSVQSGRSSGQVSRPWVFQCREIDWGRLNKVSVDHMKAMAVHAKATTEHAKMLSDQAKMVRFILGPVLVEMQLRDGERLRLQARERELLEENRKAREDPASALRALEDERWARAADHNMTNQTLNDVLAQSALLREEREAAVRERDAAVQGPGVAVQSRDLVIAEHDTATAERDTAVVVQERNAAVRDRDTAIQDRDATLQEWAVALNTVEEAQEREKVALSSAQTSRRESEDLAQELTRVKDRQKEAETTVASMAVVVAQLRASQQRAEATTEEVRRLAESKVQKAKEMLELEASRLETLRHAPELVASTFGEDPDGNPQRLGAQLLRIVEGVHAELQAARNDAETARQGADAARRDADIARQGTKAARREGTFLVAQRAFAVARSRYIDITLDELSQGYPTDYTEEELEAFEEEVAPFSQTLADRMQAERDEQ comes from the exons ATGGTGGACCTCCCGGCGCTAGAGATCGGAGCGACCAACGCGGGAGACACCGCCGACACTGCCATTCCGGACGTGATTGTCGTGGAAGATGACGTCGACATCACGCCTCCCTTCCTAGTTGGTCCAGGTACGGGGTCGTCCGTCAAGGCAGCGAATGGATCCCCCGTGGTGATGGACGTCCAGGAACGCGAGCCCGCCGTGTCAACCGTGTTGCAAGCTGTGGATGCGACTCCGCAGTCCCCCGCACCGGCAGAGGCCAAAATGCGGGAGGCCGCCACCGCTGCAGGTCCAGCCCCAGAGCAATTTGTAGAAGAAACGCTGGGGTCTCCAGCCACGCCCGCCCAAATCGACGAGCAAACCGTGGGGGAGCCCCCGAAATCCCCTCTGATGGTGGTGACCGAAGAACTGGAGTCCACACCCGCGGCTGAGTCCCAGCCGAGGCCCGATGCTGGGATGGCCCCACAGTCCCCGACGGCAATGATGGTTGAGGAGGGCGTGAACGCTGAGGACCCGCCCCTTGTGGAAGTCGAGATGCCTAGCTCCGCCACGCCGATGATGACAACAGCACCGTCCCCCACAGCCTCGACTGGTCCACCCGTGACCGCCAAGGTCGTGCACGGCGGGCTCACGGCCGCGGCAACCAGCGTGCCGTCTCTCTCGGAGCCCCAAGTGGCGGTGATGGCCTCGGCGGTGGTGACATCTATGGTGGCGGTGGCGTCGCCAAGTGGCACACGCGCTCAGTCGGCAGACAACACCCAGACCGAGGCACCTGCGGGCATGCCCGTAGGTGGGAATGCAGATATCCTGCCCTTGGCCTCGCCTACCGGGTCCGGGACGGACTCCGTTCAGAGTGGCAGGAGCTCGGGGCAGGTCTCGCGTCCGTGGGTGTTCCAGTGCCGGGAGATCGATTGGGGACGGCTCAACAAAGTGTCGGTCGACCATATGAAGGCGATGGCGGTCCACGCCAAAGCGACGACTGAGCACGCGAAGATGCTATCTGACCAGGCGAAAATGGTGCGCTTTATCCTCGGCCCTGTGCTGGTG GAGATGCAACTCAGGGATGGGGAACGCCTCAGGTTGCAAGCACGGGAGCGTGAGCTGCTGGAGGAGAACCGGAAGGCACGGGAGGACCCGGCGTCGGCCCTCCGAGCCTTGGAGGATGAGCGGTGGGCCCGGGCGGCAGACCACAATATGACGAACCAGACGCTGAACGATGTCCTCGCACAGTCGGCACTCCTTCGCGAGGAACGCGAAGCCGCCGTGCGGGAACGGGACGCTGCGGTCCAGGGTCCAGGTGTGGCCGTCCAAAGTCGGGACCTCGTCATAGCAGAACATGACACCGCCACGGCGGAGCGCGACACTGCCGTGGTGGTCCAAGAGCGTAACGCCGCGGTGAGGGACCGCGACACCGCCATCCAGGACCGCGACGCCACCCTCCAGGAATGGGCCGTCGCCCTAAACACTGTGGAGGAGGCGCAGGAAAGGGAGAAAGTTGCACTCTCGAGCGCCCAGA CCTCCCGCCGCGAGTCGGAGGATCTCGCCCAGGAGCTCACCCGGGTCAAGGATCGCCAGAAGGAGGCGGAGACCACGGTGGCCTCGATGGCTGTGGTGGTGGCACAGCTTCGTGCCTCGCAACAGCGAGCAGAGGCTACTACGGAGGAGGTTCGTCGACTGGCCGAGTCGAAAGTGCAGAAGGCAAAGGAGATGCTCGAGCTCGAGGCTTCGCGCCTCGAAACCCTCCGGCATGCTCCGGAGCTCGTTGCATCTACCTTTGGTGAGGATCCCGACGGCAATCCCCAGCGACTCGGGGCGCAGCTCCTCAGGATCGTAGAGGGGGTGCACGCGGAACTCCAGGCGGCTCGCAACGATGCCGAGACTGCGCGCCAGGGCGCCGATGCCGCGCGCCGGGACGCCGACATTGCGCGCCAGGGCACCAAAGCAGCGCGCCGAGAAGGAACGTTCCTTGTGGCGCAGCGCGCGTTCGCCGTCGCGCGGAGCCGCTACATCGACATCACCCTGGATGAGCTGAGCCAAGGGTACCCTACAGACTACACCGAGGAGGAGCTGGAAGCCTTCGAAGAGGAGGTCGCCCCTTTCTCCCAGACTCTGGCGGACAGGATGCAGGCGGAACGCGATGAGCAGTAG
- the LOC120647909 gene encoding uncharacterized protein K02A2.6-like: MVGPLSKAPGGFTHLLVAVDKFTKWIEAKPNTSLKLEQAVSFFQDIVHRFGVPNLIIMDNGTNFTGGPFLEFCDDHNTRVDWAAVAHPCTNGQVERANGMVLQGLKPRIYNRLKKFVGRWVAELPSVLWSLRTTPSRATGFTPFFMVYGSEAILPTDMEYGSPRVKAYDPRESDAAMEDALDQQALHRYHQRHVRGRAFNIGDLVLRRVQSMKGRHKLSPPWEGPYIVAEVLRPGTYKLQTADGEVFTNAWNIEQLCHFLSLVFICCTNLSCSCEIKLF, encoded by the coding sequence ATGGTTGGGCCTTTGTCAaaagcgcccgggggcttcacccacttgctcgTCGCTGtagacaagttcacaaagtggatcGAGGCAAAGCCCAACACGTCGCTCAAATTAGAGCAGGCAGTCTCGTTCTTTCAGGACATCGTCCATCGGTTCGGGGTGCCCAATTTGATCATCATGGATAATGGCACGAACTTCACGGGAGGACCCTTCCTCGAATTCTGTGACGACCATAACACCCGCGTCGATTGGGCAGCAGTTGCGCACCCCTGCACCAATGGTCAGGtcgagcgtgccaatggcatggtTCTCCAAGGCCTGAAGCCAAGGATCTACAACCGCCTCAAGAAGTTTGTGGGACGATGGGTCGCGGAGCTCCCGAGTGTCCTTTGGAGCCTCAGAACAACACCGAGTCGGGCCACTGGTTTCACGCCGTTCTTCATGGTTTATGGCTCGGAGGCCATCTTACCCACTGACATGGAGTACGGATCACCGAGGGTGAAAGCCTATGATCCTCGGGAGTCAGATGCCGCCATGGAAGATGCACTGGATCAGCAGGCGCTGCATCGCTACCATCAGAGACACGTCAGGGGACGTGCCTTCAACATTGGGGATTTGGTGCTACGGCGGGTTCAGAGCATGAAGGGCCGACACAAGCTGTCTCCGCCATGGGAGGGGCCCTACATCGTGGCGGAGGTGCTCAGGCCCGGCACATACAAGTTGCAGACCGCCGATGGTGAAGTGTTCACCAACGCATGGAATATTGAACAGTTATGTCATTTTTTATCCTTAGTTTTCATCTGTTGTACAAACTTGTCATGTTCATGTGAAATAAAGCTGTTCTGA